The following coding sequences lie in one Aricia agestis chromosome 18, ilAriAges1.1, whole genome shotgun sequence genomic window:
- the LOC121735985 gene encoding putative lysozyme-like protein, which translates to MVAARTLLLALACLAVAAAAPGPRVRRQLADDDALQPIDDAAGDEQTRDKRKFEGITQAKYGVKNAILGFVFGKINSLIDSKTRFIDDLDRKNIELNKQYGIEPPAAGGLSSLTSVIGQVIGPKLQLIGPKIQPVLGLIGGASGGSSGAGGSGGGSGLGSILSLVTSLSGGSSGGGGGGGGGAVATVDSSEEDDS; encoded by the exons ATGGTCGCCGCACGTACCCTGCTCCTCGCACTCGCGTGCCTCgccgtcgccgccgccgcccccggcCCGCGCGTACGCCGCCAGCTCGCCGATGACGACGCGCTGCAGCCCATCGAC GACGCCGCCGGCGACGAGCAGACGCGGGACAAGCGCAAGTTCGAGGGCATCACGCAGGCCAAGTACGGCGTCAAGAATGCCATCCTCGGCTTCGTCTTCGGG AAAATTAACTCGCTGATCGATTCCAAGACTCGGTTCATCGACGACCTGGACCGGAAGAACATCGAGCTGAACAAGCAGTACGGTATCGAGCCGCCCGCGGCCGGCGGCCTGAGCTCGCTCACCAGCGTCATCGGTCAGGTCATCGGGCCCAAGCTGCAGCTCATCGGGCCCAAGATCCAGCCCGTGCTCGGCCTCATCGGCGGCGCGTCCGGCGGTAGCTCCGGCGCCGGCGGCTCAGGTGGGGGCTCCGGCCTCGGCTCCATCCTGTCGCTGGTCACCTCGCTCTCCGGCGGCAGCTCCggcggcggtggcggtggcggcggcggcgcggtcgCCACCGTCGACTCCTCCGAGGAGGATGACTCGTGA
- the LOC121736185 gene encoding uncharacterized protein LOC121736185, with the protein CVAQTGTTSRRRTTGPPDVHPALNLQATQTPPRPTSWRGSFTPSSREVGSPRAPASSSRELSLAEPPSSSGERTSSSRGLSSPRELSSSSRGLSSPARSTSSWAGSAGGAGERLRRQSAAAGGIPEFDRNKVSLDIPGSLFGPSVSLLIRTTKVIGDVIQNSAVRYQTFLRLFRPLFRGPFEIKGLDPPTTTTTTTTTTTTTTAPPQDNEVRRRRHL; encoded by the exons TGTGTGGCGCAGACTGGCACTACGTCGCGCCGCCGGACTACGGGCCCTCCGGACGTCCACCCCGCCTTGAACTTGCAGGCCACACAGACCCCCCCTCGCCCTACGTCCTGGAGGGGCAGCTTCACCCCTTCGAGCCGAGAAGTCGGCTCCCCTCGGGCGCCCGCTTCGAGTTCGAGGGAGCTCAGCTTAGCCGAGCCCCCGTCGTCGTCGGGGGAGCGGACTTCGAGCTCGAGGGGACTCAGTTCCCCCCGAGAGCTCAGTTCGAGTTCGAGAGGACTCTCGAGCCCAGCCCGCAGCACTTCGAGTTGGGCGGGGAGCGCCGGGGGCGCGGGGGAGCGGCTCCGGAGACAGAGCGCCGCGGCCGGAGGCATCCCCGAGTTCGACCGCAACAAGGTCAGCCTCGACATCCCGGGGAGCCTGTTCGGCCCCTCCGTGTCGCTCCTCATCCGCACCACTAAGGTCATCGGCGACGTCATACAG AACTCAGCGGTGCGCTACCAGACGTTCCTGAGGCTGTTCCGGCCCCTCTTCCGCGGCCCCTTCGAGATCAAGGGCCTGGACCCgcccaccaccaccaccactaccactaccaccaccaccaccaccaccgcGCCGCCGCAGGACAACGAGGTGCGGCGCCGGCGACATCTATAG